One window of the Saccharospirillaceae bacterium genome contains the following:
- a CDS encoding ATP-binding protein, producing MENPVFLVGQSPDLAAFLPDNTMHCEKLTSLRNAKKTLRSCKPSLVILCVGSDDDISLCQSVAQYIRQGLVNQDTRIILMHNPTQQLDEVVWLEEYQINACLTASEAKAKFNASVLKRELATFEYIENTYRQHDAETELLVCITRFSRGDEKLTALLSTFSNALARLCHAHCSFEIYLENTSRFRVRGSDTASNDLAKTMQALLSEGGLPASLAQAIEEQHPQIHLLDESGGLEPVTQLITTHIGSYLAFPIVVYKRVVCLLLYLIPEQEMERVSMKQITIINKAAEQLTVLLERKQAESSLKKQYTRLRDTLLELKSTKQALAHNEKLASIGRMAAGIAHEINNPLSFVISNFSSMDSYLDNIIQLQSMQSELLTAIDIQQDQKAAHLKQSLSEFEEQAGIPFILEDIRAIVADSFNGLQRVKNIISDLRSFSHNQTGEKEVCDFSVLLDDTLKMMRYDLDNKVSIQRDVEFNGVLHSHSGLIEQVLVNLIKNAVQAMEKADTAEPVIQISAKELDNMLHIRIRDNGPGMTADIQQKIFEPFFTTKPIGEGTGLGLSVVYNIMQRLDGSIHCESEPGVFTEFTLLLPLKQENAQAD from the coding sequence ATGGAAAATCCAGTGTTTTTGGTTGGTCAGAGTCCAGACTTAGCGGCATTTTTGCCGGATAACACAATGCACTGCGAAAAATTAACCAGCCTGAGAAACGCTAAAAAGACACTGCGCAGTTGTAAGCCCTCACTGGTTATACTCTGTGTAGGCTCCGATGATGATATTTCCCTCTGTCAGTCGGTAGCCCAGTATATTCGTCAGGGGCTGGTTAACCAGGATACCCGTATCATTCTTATGCATAACCCCACTCAGCAACTGGACGAAGTAGTCTGGCTGGAAGAGTACCAAATCAATGCCTGTTTAACGGCGTCTGAAGCGAAAGCCAAGTTTAATGCCAGTGTGCTCAAACGGGAGCTGGCCACTTTTGAGTATATTGAAAACACCTACCGTCAGCACGATGCAGAAACAGAATTGCTGGTGTGTATCACACGCTTTTCACGAGGCGACGAAAAGCTCACGGCGCTGCTTTCAACCTTCTCAAATGCGCTGGCGAGATTATGCCATGCCCACTGCAGTTTCGAAATTTACCTGGAAAACACATCGCGTTTTCGGGTGCGTGGTTCCGATACTGCCAGCAACGATCTGGCAAAAACTATGCAGGCATTGTTATCAGAGGGCGGGCTGCCGGCCAGCCTTGCTCAGGCAATAGAAGAACAGCATCCACAAATTCACCTGCTCGATGAAAGTGGCGGACTGGAGCCGGTTACCCAACTTATAACCACTCATATTGGTAGTTATCTGGCATTCCCCATCGTGGTGTATAAACGCGTAGTGTGTTTATTGCTTTACCTGATCCCCGAACAGGAGATGGAGCGGGTTTCCATGAAGCAGATTACGATTATCAATAAGGCCGCTGAGCAGCTTACGGTGTTGTTAGAGCGCAAACAGGCTGAGTCGAGCCTCAAGAAACAATATACCCGTCTGCGGGATACGCTGCTGGAGCTTAAATCCACTAAACAGGCATTGGCACACAACGAAAAGCTCGCCAGTATCGGGCGTATGGCAGCGGGTATCGCTCACGAAATTAATAATCCACTGTCATTTGTGATCAGCAACTTCTCCTCAATGGATAGCTATCTGGATAACATTATTCAGTTGCAGTCCATGCAGAGTGAGCTGTTAACTGCCATAGACATTCAGCAGGATCAAAAAGCGGCTCATCTCAAACAAAGTCTCAGTGAATTTGAGGAGCAGGCGGGTATACCGTTTATTTTGGAAGATATCAGAGCAATCGTCGCTGATTCTTTTAATGGTCTGCAACGGGTTAAAAATATCATTAGCGACTTACGCTCTTTTTCTCATAATCAGACCGGAGAAAAAGAGGTTTGTGATTTCTCTGTGCTGCTGGACGACACTCTGAAGATGATGCGATATGACCTGGACAACAAGGTCAGTATCCAGCGGGATGTTGAGTTTAATGGCGTGTTACATTCGCACTCCGGTCTCATTGAGCAAGTACTGGTGAATCTGATTAAAAACGCTGTGCAGGCAATGGAAAAGGCGGATACGGCTGAGCCGGTTATTCAGATAAGCGCCAAAGAGCTCGATAATATGCTGCATATTCGGATCCGGGATAACGGCCCGGGGATGACAGCTGACATCCAGCAGAAAATATTTGAGCCCTTCTTTACCACCAAACCCATCGGCGAGGGAACCGGGCTTGGCTTATCGGTGGTGTATAACATTATGCAGCGACTGGATGGTTCGATTCACTGCGAGAGCGAACCCGGTGTGTTTACCGAGTTTACTTTGTTGTTGCCATTAAAGCAGGAAAACGCGCAGGCTGATTGA